One genomic region from Amphiprion ocellaris isolate individual 3 ecotype Okinawa chromosome 20, ASM2253959v1, whole genome shotgun sequence encodes:
- the LOC111569644 gene encoding filamin-A-interacting protein 1-like, translating into MRSKSSGVESPANGVLGVPQADHDISQDQEVGLPVKSLKAKVQQKEGEDQVEVEVISDKEKLLLESTEAGEKRGDIMDMSKEDLLKLLGIMEGEVQAREDVICMLKSKQTLPEALESRYGSAVPGSALQALQRDDFMTGTKPNSHSVYQKPMVELERLQEKHKETYRRMLGQLLLAEKCHRRTVHELDTEKRKHVDYMNKSDDFTNLLEQERERLKRLLENEKAYQVRKENEHSKRLAKVREELVKLKSFALMLVNERQQHLEQMDQQSQRVQDLSQQLQQREQALSEARERAHEDGHRVLSLEAELKEKSGKLTQQHEEMSAKLASQELHNRQVSAKLLGLTHKVEELEESNRTLKKSEEELQELREKISKGECGNSNLIAELENLRKRVLEMEGKDEEITKTENQCKELRKRLQEEDSRSKDLRLEVEKLQKRMMELEKLEAAFSISKSECAQLHNALEREKGLTKELSDEVVTLKIRMKELESSELKLEKSELSLKDDLSKLKSLTVALMDERKILMETVKSDEKKKDDLSKLVKVEQGKVMEVTEKLIEESKKLLKFKSEMETKVEILTIEKGELSTKLAYETDKTKDLNLKVSHMKKRLDGFEQAEKLSVKSSPKCELGKMSDPIRRDDNKVKELTFEIERLKNRLRQLEVVEGDLIKTGDQYDMLEKRFMTEQDKANILSQQVEEMRNQIARNKAIEKGEEESQEEDLRQRCKREETKTRELQADVVALKEKIHELMHKEDQLSQLQVDYSVLQQRFLEEEEKAKNMGTEVFHLTKELEIAKRHSRALRPSLNGRRIVDVAVTSTGVQTEASSTGPAEEDTPAVFIRKSVQEENHIMNNIRQKCLKKPTEKSNAVERCPSSSSDLGIKKSWIPWMRKKDNTPQETNLEKPLHINGNHLPSELTLPQKQGQPLHIRVTPDHQNNMATLEISSPTTEDVFSSSAPLSPNPSQPKSRITIIPTYSAPTQRRKSPAGPQGPERAKSPVTITTISRAKSPESSRASSTNSGRPLSPVSIMTVSTAVVPEASTSPEPQEMTMGRAVFKVTPEKQMVPMSVRKGYNNTSIITTTEDNKIHIHLGNSAAPKMVVRPVSAGTESKEMTLSTGTVLRSPRQITTTATRTTQSKVMSSITISPVTSTTSRPTQSTTGHDAQPPRTGVTRIPMSKSLKTGKTVLGSLGISSGMKLESRAESHSMRIEVKKSTVSSNTSQNGGKA; encoded by the exons ATGAGGTCCAAAAGCAGCGGGGTGGAGAGCCCAGCCAATGGGGTGCTTGGGGTTCCCCAGGCCGACCATGACATCAGCCAAGACCAGGAAGTGGGTCTGCCTGTAAAAAGCCTGAAGGCCAAGGTTCAGCAGAAGGAAGGTGAGGATCAGGTGGAGGTTGAAGTCATCTCTGACAAAGAGAAACTACTGCTGGAATCCACTGAAGCtggagaaaaaagaggagacaTCATGGATATGTCCAAAGAGGATCTGCTGAAACTACTGGGAATCATGGAGGGGGAAGTTCAA GCCAGAGAAGATGTTATCTGCATGCTGAAGTCCAAACAGACCCTCCCAGAAGCCCTTGAGTCAAGATATGGCTCTGCAGTCCCTGGCTCAGCTCTTCAGGCCCTACAGAGGGACGACTTCATGACTGGCACAAAGCCCAACAGTCACAGCGTCTACCAAAAACCCATGGTGGAG CTGGAGCGTCTGCaggagaaacacaaagaaacgtACCGGCGGATGCTGGGCCAGTTACTGCTCGCTGAAAAGTGCCACCGTCGTACCGTCCACGAGCTGGACACGGAGAAACGCAAACATGTCGACTACATGAACAAGAGCGACGACTTCACCAACCTCCTGGAGCAGGAGAGAGAAAG ACTGAAGAGGTTGCTTGAGAACGAGAAAGCCTACCAGGTGAGAAAGGAGAACGAGCACTCCAAACGTCTGGCCAAAGTGCGAGAGGAGCTGGTCAAACTGAAGTCCTTTGCTCTGATGCTGGTCAACGAGCGTCAGCAGCACCTGGAGCAAATGGATCAACAGAGCCAGAGGGTCCAAGAtctcagtcagcagcttcagcagcGAGAGCAGGCTCTGAGCGAAGCCAGGGAGCGCGCTCATGAGGATGGCCACAGGGTGCTGAGCCTGGAGGCTGAGCTCAAAGAGAAATCTGGCAAGCTCACCCAACAACACGAAGAGATGAGTGCCAAGCTGGCCAGTCAGGAACTCCACAACCGTCAAGTTAGTGCCAAACTTTTGGGGCTTACACATAAAGTGGAGGAGCTAGAGGAAAGCAACAGGACCTTGAAGAAGTCTGAGGAGGAACTGCAGGAGCTCAGGGAGAAGATCAGTAAAGGGGAGTGTGGCAACTCCAATCTGATTGCTGAGTTGGAGAACTTGCGGAAGCGGGTGCTGGAGATGGAGGGAAAGGATGAGGAGATTACCAAGACCGAAAATCAGTGTAAGGAGCTCAGGAAGAGGCTACAGGAGGAGGACAGTAGGAGTAAAGACCTCAGGCTGGAAGTGGAGAAGCTCCAGAAAAGAATGATGGAGTTAGAAAAACTTGAGGCTGCCTTCAGCATTAGCAAATCTGAGTGTGCACAGTTACACAATGCTCTAGAGAGAGAGAAGGGCCTGACCAAAGAGCTTTCAGACGAAGTTGTGACTCTCAAGATCCGCATGAAAGAACTCGAGTCTTCTGAACTGAAGTTGGAAAAGTCTGAGCTGAGCCTTAAGGATGACCTCAGTAAGCTTAAGTCACTGACGGTTGCGTTGATGGATGAACGAAAGATCCTGATGGAAACTGTCAAGTCagatgagaagaaaaaggaTGATTTGAGCAAGCTGGTCAAAGTTGAGCAAGGCAAGGTTATGGAGGTGACTGAGAAACTGATAGAAGAAAGCAAAAAACTCCTGAAATTCAAGTCAGAGATGGAAACCAAAGTGGAGATTTTAACCATTGAAAAGGGAGAGCTCAGCACAAAGCTAGCTTATGAAACTGATAAAACTAAGGATCTTAATTTAAAGGTCAGCCACATGAAAAAGAGGTTAGATGGGTTTGAACAAGCAGAAAAGCTATCTGTGAAGAGTTCACCAAAATGTGAACTGGGAAAAATGTCTGACCCCATCAGACGAGATGACAACAAAGTTAAGGAACTGACATTTGAAATTGAGCGCCTGAAAAACCGTCTCAGACAACTGGAGGTGGTTGAAGGAGATTTGATCAAGACAGGGGATCAGTATGATATGTTGGAGAAAAGATTTATGACTGAACAGGACAAAGCCAACATTCTTTCCCAGCAGGTGGAGGAAATGAGAAATCAGATAGCACGGAACAAAGCAATtgagaaaggagaggaggaaagccAGGAGGAAGACCTCAGACAACGATGCAAGAGAGAGGAGACTAAAACTAGGGAACTGCAGGCCGATGTGGTGGCCCTCAAGGAAAAGATCCATGAACTGATGCATAAAGAAGACCAGCTGTCTCAGCTTCAAGTGGACTACTCTGTCCTACAGCAGAGGTTcttggaagaagaggagaaagccAAGAACATGGGCACTGAAGTGTTCCATCTCACCAAAGAACTGGAGATAGCAAAACGTCATAGTCGGGCTCTACGGCCCAGCTTAAATGGGAGGAGGATAGTGGATGTAGCTGTGACATCCACTGGAGTACAGACAGAGGCATCATCCACTGGGCCAGCAGAGGAAGATACTCCAGCTGTGTTTATCAGGAAGTCTGTCCAAGAAGAAAATCACATTATGAACAACATCAGACAGAAATGCCTGAAAAAGCccacagaaaaaagtaatgcTGTTGAGCGTTGCCCTTCATCTAGCAGCGACTTAGGTATCAAGAAATCCTGGATtccctggatgaggaaaaaggaCAACACCCCTCAAGAGACCAACCTGGAAAAGCCCCTGCACATCAATGGAAATCACTTGCCCTCTGAACTGACTCTGCCCCAAAAGCAAGGGCAGCCTTTACACATCCGAGTGACACCAGACCACCAAAACAACATGGCCACTCTTGAAATCAGCAGCCCCACTACTGAAGACGTTTTCTCTAGCTCAGCTCCCCTTAGCCCCAACCCATCTCAACCTAAATCCAGAATCACAATCATTCCTACCTACTCTGCTCCAACCCAGCGGAGGAAGTCCCCCGCTGGACCTCAAGGCCCAGAAAGGGCCAAATCTCCAGTCACCATCACAACTATATCTAGAGCCAAGTCTCCAGAAAGCAGCCGAGCCTCCTCGACCAACTCAGGAAGACCCTTATCCCCTGTCTCTATTATGACAGTGAGCACCGCTGTAGTGCCTGAAGCCTCCACCTCCCCGGAGCCCCAGGAGATGACCATGGGCCGAGCTGTTTTTAAGGTTACCCCCGAGAAGCAGATGGTTCCAATGTCTGTGCGAAAGGGCTACAACAACACCAGCATTATCACCACCACTGAAGACAACAAGATCCATATTCACTTAGGCAACAGCGCCGCCCCAAAGATGGTTGTCAGGCCGGTGTCTGCTGGAACGGAGAGCAAAGAAATGACCTTATCAACCGGGACAGTGTTGCGCTCACCCCGCCAAATCACCACCACTGCTACCAGGACCACACAGAGTAAAGTGATGAGCAGCATTACAATTTCTCCTGTTACATCTACCACTTCCAGACCCACACAAAGCAcg ACTGGGCACGATGCCCAGCCACCTCGCACAGGGGTGACCCGCATCCCGATGTCCAAGAGCCTGAAGACGGGAAAGACTGTGCTGGGATCCCTGGGAATCTCGAGCGGAATGAAGCTGGAATCACGAGCTGAGAGTCACTCTATGAGGATAGAAGTTAAGAAGTCCACTGTGAGCAGCAATACTTCACAAAATGGAGGAAAAGCCTGA